In Rhodohalobacter barkolensis, the following proteins share a genomic window:
- a CDS encoding sensor histidine kinase produces MRKNFFSAISLRTAGISSVVIAPTISLLIWYITEMNSFETLLLFVLLFGVVFTIIYSISAYLHNSRLNQLTRIVKNISQKQFEEYDDITIQQEDELDALLKQTIRASKMVEKELERLNKIENYRKEFIGDISHELKTPIFAIQGFIETLLNGAVHDDEVNEVFLHKAMKNVNRLTYLTKDLMEISRLETGELKSNMQEMFLRDVVLDVVENLQYKADKEKIELIVHDFDKNIQIRADRNQIKQVLINLIENGIKYNKVNGRVEIGLNSLKGDKIELFVKDTGIGIDPNDIARVTERFYRVDKSRSREKGGTGLGLSIVKHIIEAHGEKLSIESKPDEGSTFRFTLTKVSHVSV; encoded by the coding sequence TTGAGAAAGAACTTTTTTTCTGCCATATCTCTGAGAACAGCAGGAATCTCATCTGTTGTGATTGCACCAACCATTTCACTGTTGATTTGGTACATCACCGAAATGAACTCCTTTGAAACACTTCTTCTGTTTGTTCTTCTTTTTGGAGTAGTGTTTACGATTATCTATTCCATTTCAGCTTATCTCCACAATTCAAGGTTGAACCAGTTAACCCGCATTGTTAAAAACATTTCTCAAAAGCAGTTTGAGGAGTATGACGATATAACCATCCAGCAGGAAGATGAACTTGATGCGCTATTAAAACAGACCATCAGAGCCAGTAAAATGGTGGAGAAGGAACTTGAACGACTAAATAAGATTGAAAATTATCGAAAGGAGTTCATCGGAGACATCTCACATGAACTTAAAACACCGATATTTGCAATCCAGGGATTTATTGAAACACTTCTGAACGGAGCGGTTCACGATGATGAAGTGAATGAGGTTTTTCTCCATAAGGCGATGAAAAATGTGAATCGGCTCACCTACCTTACAAAAGATTTGATGGAAATTTCCAGACTTGAAACGGGTGAGTTAAAGTCGAACATGCAGGAGATGTTTTTGCGCGATGTGGTTCTGGATGTTGTTGAAAATCTTCAGTACAAAGCAGATAAGGAAAAAATTGAGCTGATTGTTCATGATTTTGATAAAAATATTCAAATCAGGGCCGATCGGAATCAGATCAAACAGGTGCTTATAAATCTCATCGAAAATGGGATCAAGTATAACAAGGTGAACGGCAGGGTCGAAATCGGCCTGAACAGCCTGAAGGGTGATAAAATTGAGTTGTTTGTAAAAGATACCGGAATCGGAATTGATCCGAATGACATTGCCAGGGTTACAGAGAGATTTTACAGAGTTGATAAATCACGCTCGAGAGAGAAAGGAGGGACAGGACTTGGGCTGTCTATTGTGAAGCACATCATAGAAGCACACGGCGAAAAATTGAGTATAGAAAGTAAACCGGACGAGGGTTCCACATTTCGGTTTACGTTGACCAAAGTTTCTCACGTTTCAGTTTGA
- a CDS encoding mannose-1-phosphate guanylyltransferase: MIYAVVMAGGSGTRFWPKSTKALPKQFLNLFGSDTMIQETVKRLEGYINPKNVLVVTNDNYVPIVEQQLPDVRKDHIIGEPVAKNTAPCVAAAAAILNKLDPDSVMVVLPADHQITQKENFLDVLKSAVETAQTEDSLVTIGIEPNRPETGYGYICYDADKKLSKSGNPAYSVKNFTEKPDLKKAEDFLSSGNYLWNSGMFIWKTETILNAFKKYLPDVFKLTEKLQKSDLTQEDISQFYYACPSISIDYGIMEKAETVHVVPGEFGWNDVGSWTAVHELSEKDENLNAYGNTKVSIHNSGSNLIHTESGKIVSLVGVDNVAVVETDKAILVVNLEKAQGVKDVVEELKSNPDLKEYL; the protein is encoded by the coding sequence ATGATCTATGCTGTAGTAATGGCCGGGGGATCCGGAACCCGGTTTTGGCCTAAAAGTACCAAAGCACTGCCGAAACAGTTTTTAAATCTCTTTGGCAGCGATACAATGATTCAAGAGACCGTAAAACGCCTGGAAGGATATATAAACCCGAAAAACGTGCTGGTTGTCACAAATGATAACTATGTGCCCATTGTGGAACAGCAACTTCCGGATGTCAGGAAAGATCATATCATTGGGGAACCGGTCGCTAAAAATACAGCACCTTGTGTAGCAGCGGCTGCCGCGATTTTAAATAAGTTGGATCCCGATTCTGTAATGGTTGTTTTGCCGGCCGACCATCAAATCACCCAAAAAGAGAACTTTCTGGATGTACTGAAATCTGCAGTTGAAACGGCACAGACGGAAGATTCCCTGGTAACCATTGGCATTGAGCCCAATCGTCCCGAAACCGGCTATGGTTATATCTGTTATGATGCTGATAAAAAACTGAGTAAATCCGGAAACCCTGCCTACTCTGTAAAAAACTTTACCGAGAAGCCAGACCTTAAAAAGGCAGAAGATTTTTTGTCGTCAGGAAATTATTTATGGAATAGCGGGATGTTCATTTGGAAGACGGAAACGATCCTGAATGCATTTAAAAAGTATCTGCCCGATGTCTTTAAATTGACTGAGAAATTGCAAAAATCAGATCTGACGCAAGAGGACATCAGTCAGTTTTATTATGCCTGCCCATCCATTTCTATTGACTATGGAATCATGGAGAAAGCTGAAACCGTGCATGTTGTTCCCGGAGAGTTTGGATGGAATGATGTTGGGAGCTGGACTGCAGTTCATGAACTCTCTGAAAAGGATGAGAATTTAAACGCCTACGGTAATACAAAGGTATCCATACACAATTCGGGTTCAAATCTGATACATACCGAAAGTGGCAAAATTGTTTCACTCGTCGGTGTTGATAATGTAGCCGTGGTAGAAACGGATAAAGCTATATTGGTGGTTAACCTGGAGAAAGCCCAGGGGGTAAAGGATGTAGTGGAAGAATTGAAATCAAACCCTGACTTGAAAGAGTATCTCTGA
- a CDS encoding MBL fold metallo-hydrolase: MMKCTFLGTGTSMGVPVAGGFGSEHISGDPRNERTRCSVWIETDQTSVIIDTGPEFRIQTIRSGVKKIDLVLITHEHMDHVAGLDDLRAFNYAQQGPIPLYTSGQALQSIQERFDYMFGDNKYPGSTSVDMSVIDEAHKFRDLQITPLPYNHGRINVQGYRINDFSYMTDVKSIPDKTKELVKGSKVMVLSGLRWQPEHPTHLTIPEAVEIADELNIPQTYLIHMNSYVDHEESNKQLPSHVQLAYDQMEITI; encoded by the coding sequence ATGATGAAATGCACCTTTTTAGGTACCGGAACTTCCATGGGTGTCCCTGTTGCCGGCGGATTCGGTTCAGAACACATCAGCGGTGATCCCCGAAATGAACGGACACGGTGTTCCGTTTGGATTGAAACCGATCAAACATCGGTAATCATTGATACCGGGCCTGAGTTTAGAATTCAAACAATTCGATCCGGAGTGAAAAAGATCGACCTGGTTTTGATCACACACGAACATATGGACCATGTTGCGGGACTCGATGATCTGCGGGCATTTAACTATGCACAGCAAGGTCCTATTCCTCTTTACACATCCGGCCAGGCCCTTCAATCCATTCAGGAACGGTTCGATTACATGTTTGGCGATAATAAATATCCGGGATCAACTTCAGTTGATATGTCGGTGATCGATGAAGCTCACAAGTTTCGTGATCTTCAGATCACTCCCCTGCCTTACAATCATGGCAGAATAAACGTCCAGGGCTATCGGATTAACGATTTCTCCTATATGACTGATGTAAAATCCATCCCTGATAAAACCAAGGAACTTGTCAAAGGAAGTAAAGTCATGGTGCTGAGCGGTTTAAGGTGGCAGCCCGAGCACCCGACACATCTAACTATTCCCGAAGCGGTAGAAATAGCCGATGAGCTAAATATCCCCCAAACTTACCTGATACACATGAATAGCTATGTGGATCATGAAGAATCGAACAAGCAGCTCCCATCGCATGTTCAGCTTGCCTACGATCAGATGGAAATAACAATCTGA
- a CDS encoding glutathione peroxidase, with protein sequence MKTISLIIGSLLFMGLSTSQTVYDFSLETLSGEEVSLSQFEGNVLLIVNTASECGYTPQYKELQELYEEYNDQGFYVLGFPANNFGGQEPGSDEEIAQFCEMNYGVTFPMFTKISVKGDDQHPLYNYLTQTDNPDFTGEIGWNFEKFLVDRNGNVVRRFKSNVTPMGEELTSAVKDII encoded by the coding sequence ATGAAAACAATATCTTTAATAATTGGTTCACTCTTATTTATGGGACTATCCACATCTCAAACAGTTTATGATTTCAGTTTAGAAACACTTTCGGGTGAAGAAGTATCTCTATCTCAATTTGAGGGAAATGTACTGCTTATCGTAAACACGGCATCCGAATGCGGTTATACCCCACAATATAAAGAGCTTCAAGAGTTGTACGAAGAGTATAACGATCAAGGCTTCTATGTATTAGGATTCCCTGCAAACAATTTTGGCGGACAAGAACCGGGGTCTGACGAGGAGATTGCTCAATTCTGTGAAATGAATTACGGAGTAACCTTTCCCATGTTCACAAAAATTTCTGTTAAAGGAGATGATCAGCATCCATTGTATAATTATCTGACACAAACAGATAACCCGGATTTTACGGGTGAAATTGGATGGAATTTCGAAAAATTTCTTGTTGACCGGAACGGAAACGTCGTCAGAAGATTTAAAAGTAATGTAACTCCAATGGGTGAAGAACTCACAAGCGCAGTAAAAGATATAATTTAA
- a CDS encoding R2-like ligand-binding oxidase: MWFKKKKQTDTGYFSQQWMNDWKDNLNESDTYSHHGKNWNTFVILKFDILPDRLKNFEAEGIYLDLNYGKCESIRYATKEDEDISDIILKAQEKTWIKLIEQKSDPTKQIMMGKVKLEKGSLVLLSTQRKAAMTLIECAPALQNGTQHKEHSPVNKTEQVLSKTHYKTTSSGLDHDSFPMKLFQKAKQFGIWNPSEIDLPTDKEHWKNLSNEEKEIIYHLISIFMAGEEAVTTDLLPLINIIAREGRLEEEIYLTSFLWEEAKHVEFFSLYKNNVLNQIPDPTKYHKPFYKVIFYEKLPRAMAQLHVDNSPESILKASITYNMIVEGTLAETGYAAFYNMLEKEDLLPGLREGITKLKMDESRHIAYGLFLINRILDENPKLTHYAEEELTTLLNDATNIIHEIFEPYEEVPFGLEKEWFLEYAIKQFQARIQKLGLK, from the coding sequence ATGTGGTTTAAAAAGAAGAAACAAACAGATACAGGTTATTTTTCACAACAGTGGATGAATGATTGGAAAGATAATCTTAATGAGAGTGACACCTATTCTCACCACGGCAAAAACTGGAATACGTTTGTTATTCTAAAGTTTGACATTCTGCCAGACCGTTTGAAAAATTTTGAGGCTGAAGGGATTTACTTAGATTTAAATTATGGGAAGTGTGAATCCATCCGGTATGCAACTAAAGAAGATGAGGACATATCAGATATTATTTTAAAAGCTCAAGAAAAAACATGGATAAAACTTATTGAACAAAAAAGTGATCCAACAAAGCAGATCATGATGGGAAAAGTGAAATTAGAAAAAGGAAGCTTGGTTTTATTATCCACTCAGCGAAAAGCTGCGATGACCTTAATTGAATGCGCACCTGCACTTCAAAATGGAACTCAGCATAAAGAGCACTCTCCTGTTAATAAAACTGAGCAGGTTTTAAGTAAAACACACTACAAAACCACTTCCTCCGGTTTGGATCATGACTCCTTCCCAATGAAACTTTTCCAAAAAGCTAAACAGTTTGGGATATGGAATCCATCGGAAATTGATTTGCCTACTGATAAAGAGCACTGGAAAAATCTATCCAATGAAGAAAAGGAGATTATCTATCATTTGATATCAATTTTTATGGCCGGAGAAGAAGCCGTTACTACAGACTTACTTCCCTTAATAAATATTATTGCCAGGGAAGGACGGTTAGAAGAGGAGATCTATCTGACCTCTTTTTTATGGGAAGAAGCTAAACATGTTGAATTCTTTTCTCTCTACAAGAACAACGTACTTAATCAGATACCTGATCCGACAAAATATCATAAACCCTTTTATAAGGTCATCTTCTACGAAAAATTACCACGAGCCATGGCCCAGCTGCACGTTGATAATTCTCCGGAAAGTATACTAAAAGCATCCATTACCTATAATATGATTGTTGAGGGCACATTGGCAGAGACCGGGTATGCAGCTTTTTATAATATGCTCGAAAAAGAAGATCTCTTGCCCGGTCTTAGAGAAGGTATCACTAAATTAAAAATGGATGAGTCCCGTCACATTGCATACGGTTTATTTCTGATAAACAGAATACTTGATGAAAATCCCAAGTTAACACACTATGCCGAAGAAGAGCTAACCACCCTACTCAATGACGCCACAAATATCATTCACGAAATATTTGAACCTTACGAAGAAGTCCCTTTTGGTTTAGAGAAAGAGTGGTTCCTGGAATATGCCATCAAACAATTTCAGGCAAGGATCCAAAAGTTAGGGCTGAAGTAA